A single Chiloscyllium punctatum isolate Juve2018m chromosome 26, sChiPun1.3, whole genome shotgun sequence DNA region contains:
- the mplkip gene encoding M-phase-specific PLK1-interacting protein: MFRPNFRPSRAGFRSPPPGPGPGPGSGVGPFPGTGQSGGGGGGSSMYSWGSSATPPYGGWQPPRGVYNKSPQQQQQQGPGSGSFQHRYQSPSPGQQQQQGFSGGSSSPRHRGRYSSPPYLHHPQQHTLSPGPQTHSPSPHHRKYQASPRTSTPFSGGGGRSPAPVEQYYKASMLQDPWADLEPVLVSDIHQQYSNLQTPSSGKGRRYFS; the protein is encoded by the coding sequence ATGTTCAGGCCGAATTTCCGACCGTCCCGGGCCGGGTTCCGCAGCCCGCCgccaggcccaggcccaggcccgGGCTCGGGTGTGGGCCCGTTCCCCGGGACGGGACAGTCCGGAGGAGGCGGCGGAGGCAGCAGCATGTACTCCTGGGGCAGCTCGGCCACCCCGCCCTACGGTGGCTGGCAGCCCCCTCGTGGGGTTTATAACAAATCgccgcagcagcagcagcagcaaggcCCGGGCTCGGGGTCTTTCCAACACCGTTACCAGAGCCCGTCTCCcggacagcagcagcagcagggtTTCAGCGGCGGAAGCAGCAGCCCCAGGCACCGGGGCCGATACTCCTCTCCCCCTTACCTTCACCATCCGCAGCAGCACACACTGTCTCCGGGgcctcagacacactcccccagcCCGCACCATCGCAAATACCAGGCTTCGCCCAGGACGTCCACCCCGTTCAGCGGCGGCGGGGGCAGGTCCCCGGCGCCGGTGGAACAGTACTACAAAGCCTCTATGCTGCAGGACCCCTGGGCTGACCTGGAGCCAGTCCTTGTCTCTGACATTCACCAGCAGTACAGCAACCTGCAGACCCCCAGCTCTGGCAAAGGACGGAGATATTTCTCTTAG
- the c26h16orf46 gene encoding uncharacterized protein C16orf46 homolog isoform X3 has translation MESQDEDMIECEKITFSDALHRDNKVASPTHFMHSWESERKLIDVLIRLSEETYDDDQKQMDQTIVSNGWDDAVHGWRRDNTYFLHKKSKKSRKDDRNGSHCVFCAEMVPIPERKAFQNIEHFSLSSKSPSSTIVSNFTERNTNSSTERTSPVSQTKLQLYGSTVSESQTTKRTPELQVQDTKKETEVNSPQEIECEIINTEPDQTPATKHFSVLPPVKMASGDETFVSGFKTGRTFCLGVQNGNRALQTGIDHLG, from the exons ATGGAATCTCAGGATGAAGACATGATCGAGTGTGAAAAAATAACATTTTCCGATGCTCTCCATAGAGACAATAAAGTGGCAAGTCCTACCCATTTTATGCATTCCTGGGAGTCTGAAAGGAAACTCATAGATGTTCTCATCAGACTTAGTGAGGAAACTTATGATGACGACCAAAAGCAAATGGATCAGACCATTGTTAGCAATGGATGGGATGATGCA GTGCATGGCTGGAGAAGGGATAACACCTACTTCCTTCATAAGAAGTCAAAGAAATCAAGAAAGGACGACAGGAATGGAAGCCACTGTGTGTTCTGTGCAGAAATGGTGCCCATCCCAGAAAGGAAAGCCTTTCAAAATATTGAGCATTTTAGCCTTTCGTCCAAATCACCAAGCAGTACAATAGTGTCCAATTTCACAGAGAGAAATACCAACTCCTCTACAGAACGAACATCTCCTGTTTCACAAACCAAGTTGCAGCTGTACGGCTCCACAGTTTCAGAAAGTCAAACTACTAAACGGACTCCAGAACTTCAAGTCCAAGACACCAAGAAAGAGACTGAAGTTAACTCACCTCAGGAAATAGAGTGTGAAATTATCAATACAGAACCTGACCAGACACCAGCAACAAAGCATTTCAGTGTGCTGCCGCCTGTAAAAATGGCCAGTGGTGATGAAACGTTTGTCTCAGGTTTCAAAACAGGGAGAACATTTTGTTTGGGCGTACAAAATGGCAACCGAGCTCTACAAACT GGAATTGACCACCTTGGATAG
- the c26h16orf46 gene encoding uncharacterized protein C16orf46 homolog isoform X1, protein MESQDEDMIECEKITFSDALHRDNKVASPTHFMHSWESERKLIDVLIRLSEETYDDDQKQMDQTIVSNGWDDAVHGWRRDNTYFLHKKSKKSRKDDRNGSHCVFCAEMVPIPERKAFQNIEHFSLSSKSPSSTIVSNFTERNTNSSTERTSPVSQTKLQLYGSTVSESQTTKRTPELQVQDTKKETEVNSPQEIECEIINTEPDQTPATKHFSVLPPVKMASGDETFVSGFKTGRTFCLGVQNGNRALQTVSVVSKHNNYKDSLCIRAHAYNMAMLQVSKIPKAENSAPVRFTRIPFLSTMNHWCWQYSLMQGHQNLAINGVPASKIMECHSIRVQPSKITKHHTKNYKQVNFSKSTYSHGTPINIHPNRIKQRNVAERDILPVIPQPGPPPLSGTTIPISILSHKFL, encoded by the exons ATGGAATCTCAGGATGAAGACATGATCGAGTGTGAAAAAATAACATTTTCCGATGCTCTCCATAGAGACAATAAAGTGGCAAGTCCTACCCATTTTATGCATTCCTGGGAGTCTGAAAGGAAACTCATAGATGTTCTCATCAGACTTAGTGAGGAAACTTATGATGACGACCAAAAGCAAATGGATCAGACCATTGTTAGCAATGGATGGGATGATGCA GTGCATGGCTGGAGAAGGGATAACACCTACTTCCTTCATAAGAAGTCAAAGAAATCAAGAAAGGACGACAGGAATGGAAGCCACTGTGTGTTCTGTGCAGAAATGGTGCCCATCCCAGAAAGGAAAGCCTTTCAAAATATTGAGCATTTTAGCCTTTCGTCCAAATCACCAAGCAGTACAATAGTGTCCAATTTCACAGAGAGAAATACCAACTCCTCTACAGAACGAACATCTCCTGTTTCACAAACCAAGTTGCAGCTGTACGGCTCCACAGTTTCAGAAAGTCAAACTACTAAACGGACTCCAGAACTTCAAGTCCAAGACACCAAGAAAGAGACTGAAGTTAACTCACCTCAGGAAATAGAGTGTGAAATTATCAATACAGAACCTGACCAGACACCAGCAACAAAGCATTTCAGTGTGCTGCCGCCTGTAAAAATGGCCAGTGGTGATGAAACGTTTGTCTCAGGTTTCAAAACAGGGAGAACATTTTGTTTGGGCGTACAAAATGGCAACCGAGCTCTACAAACTGTGAGTGTAGTGTCGAAGCACAATAACTATAAAGACAGTTTGTGCATTAGGGCCCATGCTTATAATATGGCAATGTTACAGGTCAGCAAAATCCCAAAGGCTGAAAATTCTGCTCCTGTGCGATTTACAAGGATTCCCTTCCTGAGCACCATGAATCATTGGTGCTGGCAGTATTCTTTGATGCAAGGCCACCAGAACCTGGCCATCAACGGTGTTCCAGCCTCCAAAATAATGGAGTGCCACAGCATTAGAGTACAACCCTCCAAAATAACAAAACACCACACAAAGAACTATAAGCAAGTCAACTTCAGTAAATCTACTTATAGTCACGGTACTCCAATTAATATACATCCAAACAGAATAAAACAAAGGAATGTTGCAGAAAGAGATATTCTCCCAGTGATTCCACAGCCAGGACCACCACCGTTATCTGGAACTACCATACCAATCTCCATACTATCACATAAATTTTTATAG
- the c26h16orf46 gene encoding uncharacterized protein C16orf46 homolog isoform X2 has product MESQDEDMIECEKITFSDALHRDNKVASPTHFMHSWESERKLIDVLIRLSEETYDDDQKQMDQTIVSNGWDDAVHGWRRDNTYFLHKKSKKSRKDDRNGSHCVFCAEMVPIPERKAFQNIEHFSLSSKSPSSTIVSNFTERNTNSSTERTSPVSQTKLQLYGSTVSESQTTKRTPELQVQDTKKETEVNSPQEIECEIINTEPDQTPATKHFSVLPPVKMASGDETFVSGFKTGRTFCLGVQNGNRALQTIIHLWIKNMEHRTMEYST; this is encoded by the exons ATGGAATCTCAGGATGAAGACATGATCGAGTGTGAAAAAATAACATTTTCCGATGCTCTCCATAGAGACAATAAAGTGGCAAGTCCTACCCATTTTATGCATTCCTGGGAGTCTGAAAGGAAACTCATAGATGTTCTCATCAGACTTAGTGAGGAAACTTATGATGACGACCAAAAGCAAATGGATCAGACCATTGTTAGCAATGGATGGGATGATGCA GTGCATGGCTGGAGAAGGGATAACACCTACTTCCTTCATAAGAAGTCAAAGAAATCAAGAAAGGACGACAGGAATGGAAGCCACTGTGTGTTCTGTGCAGAAATGGTGCCCATCCCAGAAAGGAAAGCCTTTCAAAATATTGAGCATTTTAGCCTTTCGTCCAAATCACCAAGCAGTACAATAGTGTCCAATTTCACAGAGAGAAATACCAACTCCTCTACAGAACGAACATCTCCTGTTTCACAAACCAAGTTGCAGCTGTACGGCTCCACAGTTTCAGAAAGTCAAACTACTAAACGGACTCCAGAACTTCAAGTCCAAGACACCAAGAAAGAGACTGAAGTTAACTCACCTCAGGAAATAGAGTGTGAAATTATCAATACAGAACCTGACCAGACACCAGCAACAAAGCATTTCAGTGTGCTGCCGCCTGTAAAAATGGCCAGTGGTGATGAAACGTTTGTCTCAGGTTTCAAAACAGGGAGAACATTTTGTTTGGGCGTACAAAATGGCAACCGAGCTCTACAAACT ATCATTCACCTTTGGATAaaaaacatggaacacagaaccaTGGAATATTCAACATGA